The following nucleotide sequence is from Nitrospira sp..
GTTCGCCCGGCTCCCAGCGAATCCATGCGCCTGATCAGCGCCGTGACCGGCCGAACGATACGCCTGGCGAGTCCCCAGCGAAGCCAGGCAATGAAGCCGATCGTTCCGATCCAGAACAGCGTCAGTTTCTCAACCAGCCCGCGAAGCGGGGCAAAGGTTTCCTCCGGATCCTGTTGCATCAAGACGTACCACGCCTGGGCCTGGGCCACGGACTTGGGCAAGGTGATAGGGGCCACTCCGATGATGCCTTCCCCTCCTCCGTGAGAATCCTCGCGCACGGGCAGCCAGCGTGGTCCTGCCGACGCGCCCTTCTGCATGGTTATCGCCGGAACCGCTTGGTGTCGCGTGGGTGGGAGGAGCGAACAGGCCAGCACCCTGCCCTCCTCGTCCACCACCATCATGTGACCGGTTTGCCCGATGCGGGTCGAGAGGATGGAGGAGAGGATGCGGTCCGTGCCGATGATGACCTTCAAGGCGCCCCTGACTGGTTCACCCGGCCTGCCGATCGGAACGGCAACCTCCCAATGCCCATGGCCCTCTCCATCGATCGTGAGGGGACCGGCCCAGGCCCGGGCCTCGGCGAAGAGGATCGGCCACCACGGCTGGTGCCGATAATGGTTGCGCGTCTGCTCGGTATCTTGGCCGCCGACAAGTTGTCCGTCCGCCCGCACGAGGGCGAACGAGTGAAAGTAGGGGTGGCGACCGTCTCGCCACTGCTCGAAGGGCAAGAACCCTTGAGTCCGTCCTATGCCCGCAAGCGACGCATGCAGCTCGGGCAGGACGCTAAAGCGCTCGATCCACTCAACTTCCTTCCCGAGCCACAGGGAGGTTTTTTCCGCGCTTTGCCTAGCCAGTTCCTGAAAGGTCAGCCCCACGCTGGATCGCAGCGACTGGGTCGCATGCCAATAGGCCGCCGCAAGACCGATCGTGCCGGAGACGATTCCGACGGAGAGGATGGAAAAGGTAAGTACCCGGGGAAGGCTGACCCGCTGACTCATGACGGCACCGCCGTGGAAGGAACAGCGAGGCGTTACCTCAGTAGCATACAAAGAAATGGGGGAAGGAACCTAGGGGGTGATCCGAAGCCACATTCGATGGCGCTCCGCCGAGCAATGCAACATATCGTTGTGGCGCGGATGGATCAGTGCAATATTTGGCCGAGCGCATCAGAAAACAGCCTGGCGGCCGTTCATCGCAGCTCCACCACGGTGACTCCGTCACCGCCTTCGGTTCGGTCACCGGACCGGAAGGTCACGATGTACGGCGAGGTCTTCAAGTACTCGCGCAAGGCGGCCTTCAGCCGTCCCGTCCCGTGGCCATGGATGATGCGCACCAGAGGGCATCCTGCCAAGACGGCCCGGTCCAACCCAGCCACGACGACATCCAACGCATCGTCAGCCGGCAGCCCCCGCACATCGAACGATTCCTGCGGCTCGTCGGACGAGAGGGCCTGGCCACGCCGGGACGGGGCCGCCCCACCCGTGCCCGACGCCTGACGGACGGTGGTCGGCCGCTGTGCCAAGCCCGACAGGCTCGCCACATTGGCCAGGATCTCCCCCTCGCCGACCTTCACACGCACGCGTTTTTTTCCTTGTGGGCTTTCCAGCAGACTGCCCGTCACGCCTAACCCCATGACCTCCACTGCATCTCCCACGGTCAACTCGGACAGCGGCACGGGGGACTCTTCCGTACCCGCGTCGCGCCGAACTTCTTGCTCCAACTCGGTTAGCCGAGCCTTGGTTTCCTTGGCTTTTAGCAACTTCTGTTCGCGCTTCAGCTCGTCGATGGTGGCCTGCACGGTCGCCCGCGCGCGCTGAAACTCCTGCGAGAGCTTTTTCTTGAGCCCCTGCCGCTCGTCCCGTTCCGACTCCTGCAGGAGAGCCAGGCGCTCCTTCGCTTCGCGCTCCGCCTGTTTTGCCGCTTGCCTGGCCGCTGCCGCTGCGGCCAGGTCTTCATGTAGTCGCCGTTGCTTGTCCTGCAAGTCGTTCAGCAGCGTCTCCAAGACGCGACTATCTCCCTGGAGGCGCGCGCGGGCATCCTGCAACAGTGCCTGGTCCATCCCGAGCCGTCCGGCGATTTCGATGGCCGCCGATCCGCCCGGCTGGCCGGAAATCAGCCGGTAGGTCGGCGCCAAACTGTCCAAATTGAACTCCACGCTGGCATTGGCGAATCCGGGCTGTTCCTGCGCCAGCCCCTTCAAGAGGCTGTAGTGGGTCGTGGCTACCACCTTCACCCCTGCGGCGGCGAGGCGACACAAGAGAGCGCTGGCCAAGGCTGCCCCTTCCGCCGGATCGGTCGAGGTGACCGGTTCGTCGAGGAGCACTAGGGCCCGGCTCGGAGGCTCGCCCTCGGTGCCAGGTGCGACGGCGGTTCCTCCGGACACCTCTGCCAACAGCTGCACCATTTGCGTGATGTGGGCCGAGAAACTGGACAGGTCCCGCGACAGGTCCTGGGCATCCCCGATGTCGGCATAGACCGAGGGAAAGATCGCCATCTCGGAATCCGCCGCGCAGGGCAAGTGCAGCCCGCATCGCGCCATAAGGGCGAACAATCCCAACAGCTTCAACACCACGGTTTTGCCGCCGGTGTTGGGACCAGAGATGATCAGCACGCGCACCGTCTCGTCGAGGACCACATCATTGGGAACGACCTGTTCCTTGGTCAAGGCCAGCAGCGGATGCCGCGCCTGCTTGAGGACAACCCGCCCCTCGTCGTTGAGGCGAGACGCCGTGGCGTTCAGGTGATGCCCCAGGGCCGCTTTGGCGGCGATGGCATCCAGACGACCCAGCAGGGTCACGCAGTCAGTCAGACCTTCCTCGTGCGGGGCGACCAAGGCGGACAGTTCGCGCAGGATCCTCCGAACCTCCCGTTCGACATCCAAGTCCACCACCTTGATGGAGTTGTTCAACTCGACGAGTTCGCGAGGTTCCACAAACACGGTCGCACCGCTGGAGGACACATCGTGCACGATGCCGGGGACCTTGCCCTGCATCTCAGCCTTGATCGGGACCACGTACCGCCCTTCGCGCTGCGCAAAATATCGTTCCTGCAGCACTTCCTCGTAGCGCCGGGAGTGCAGGATTTGGTCGAGCCGGTGGCGCATGTGCTGTTTGAGTTCATTGGCCCGCTGCAGGAATCGGTGCAGCTCGGGGCTCGCCGACTCCCGCATCGATCCGTCCGGATCGATGGCCGCATGGAGCGCAGTCCTGAGCGCGCGATACTGTCCGGCCGGACCGAATCCGTCGACCAGGGCACCGATGGCAGGCGCATCGGCCTGGTGGCGCAACAGATAACGCTGCACCTCGTCCATCAGATCCAGCACCAGGCCGATGTCACGCAGTTCCAGAACCTCTAGGCAGGCTCCCTTCGCTGCCCGATGCACCAGCCCGATCACGTTGGGAAACCTCAGGGCGGGAAACGGATCGAGTCCGGCACGCAACCGCACCATGTCGGAGGTTTCTTGCCCTCGGGCGACCGCCTCGCCCAGGCTCTGCTCCAACAGCAGGGTTCGGCAATGCTCCATCCCGACCGTCGAATGTGCATGGGAGGCCAAGAGGTCGAGAAGCTTGCCCCATTCCAGCAGCTTCGCCGCTTCCCGTTGCAGTGATTCAGATTGCATGCAAGCCTGACTCTACCCGACCGTTTGGCGCGCAAACAAGCGGCCCTCAGCGCCCGGAACTACCCCACCATTCAGCCACCGTACGCGCCGCGGCCTTCTTTTTGTGTGCTTGACACGCCGAGAGACGGTCAGTACTATCGCCGCAGATTTGCTCTGTTCAACCCGTTCATTTTTGAGGATTTCGCCCCATGACCACACGTATCGGCATCAATGGATTCGGACGCATCGGTCGGAACGTGCTTCGTGCTTCCCTGGGAGATCCCAGCCTCGAATTTGTCGCCATCAACGACCTCACCGATGCCAAAACACTCGCCTATTTGCTGAAGTACGATTCGGTCCATGGGACGCTGCAGGCCACCGTCGAGGCCAAGGACGATCAATTGATCATCGATGGCCGCGCCATCAAAGTCTTGGCCGTCAAGGATCCGAAAGAACTTCCCTGGAAGGCCTTGGGGGTCGACATCGTCGTAGAATCGACCGGTCGCTTCACCGATCGAGAAGGCGCGGGAAAACACCTCTCGGCCGGCGCCAAGACCGTGATCATTTCAGCTCCGGCGAAAGATCCGGACGCGACAGTGGTCTTGGGGGTGAACGAACAGGTGTATGACGCCAAGACCCATCACATCGTCTCCAACGCCTCGTGCACCACTAATTGCTTGGCCCCGGTGGCCAAGGTGCTCCTGGAGAATTTCGGCATCAAGCACGGGGTGATGACCACGATCCATTCGTATACCAACGACCAGCAGCTCCTCGACCTTCCTCACAAGGACCTTCGCCGTGCACGCGCCGCCGGCATGTCCATGATCCCGACGAGCACCGGCGCTGCCAAGGCACTGCATTTGGTGATTCCTCAACTGAAGGGGAAGCTGGACGGGTTGGCAATTCGTGTTCCGACCCCGAACGTCTCGTTGGTCGACCTCACGGTAGAAACCGAGAAAGATTGCGATGTCGTGGGCGTGAATGCCGCGTTCAGGAAGGCTGCCGAAGGCCCCATGAAGGATATTCTGGCCTATTCGGAAGCCCCTATCGTTTCCATCGACCAGAAGGGGGACCCCCACTCGGCCACGGTGGATGCCCCCTTGACCGCCGTCATCGACAAGCGTCTCGTGAAAGTGACCGCCTGGTATGACAATGAGTGGGGCTACTCCTGCCGCGTACGGGACTTGATCAAATTCATCGTCGCCAAGACATCGTAACCCACCCCGCCACGCACGCCGCTAGGCACTGGGGGCGCAGCGGTGTGCCTGGATCATCACCATTGTAGAGGATCTGCCATGAACCTTCGAAAGCAAATCATCGAGGATGTTCAGCTTCGCGGCAAGCGCGTCATCATCCGTGCCGACTACAACGTCCCGCTCGATGATTCGTTGCAGATCACGGATGACACCAGGATCCGCTCGACCTTGCCGACGATCAATCGCGCCGTCGATGAAGGGGCGCGGGTGATACTCTGTTCGCATCTCGGCAGGCCCAAGGGAAAATTCGACCCCAAGTACAGCTTGGCACCGGTCGCGAAACGGTTGCAGCGGCTCCTAGGCAAGGAAGTGATCTTTGCGCCGGATTGCATCGGTTCGGTCGTAGAAAGCCTGGTGGCAAGGATGAAACCCGGCGATGTGATGTTGCTGGAGAACCTCCGTTTCCATGCGGAGGAAGAAAAGAACGACGACGCGTTTTCCAAAGCGCTTGCCTCCCTCGCCGACGTGTACATCAATGACGCCTTCGGAGCGGCGCACCGCGCCCATGCGTCGACGGTCGGCATCACGAAGTTCATTCCCGAGGCGGCTGCCGGTTATCTGTTGCGGAAAGAGATCGAATACCTTGAGGGCGCCGTCGAAAACCCGGTTCGCCCCTTCGTCGCGATTCTCGGCGGCGCCAAAGTCTCAGGCAAAATCGGGGTCATCGAGAATCTCGGGAAAAAGGTCGACAAGGTCATCATCGGCGGCGGCATGGCCTTCACCTTTCTGAAGGCGATGGGGCTCGAAATCGGTCTGTCGCTCGTGGAAAACGACATGCTCGATTTTGCCAAGGGCGTCCAGGATCACGCCTTCTCCAGCGGAGTGAAGTTTTACCTGCCCGTCGACTGTGTCGTCGCAGCCGGTCGGGAGCCTGGAGCCGAGACGAAGATCGTCCCCGTACAGGAGATTCCGAAAGGTTGGTACGGGTTGGACATCGGCCCCGCATCGGTCAAATTGTTCTCCGAGGCGGTCCAGGACGCTAAAACCATTCTGTGGAACGGGCCGATGGGCATGTTTGAAGTCGATGCGTTTGCCAGGGGAACACTGGCCATGGCCCACGCAGTCGCGAATGCCTATGCCTTGACCATCGTCGGCGGAGGAGAAACCGCCCTCGCCGTGCACCGCGCCGGGGAATCAGAAAGCATCTCCTTCATTTCGACCGGCGGCGGAGCGGCGTTGGAATTGTTGGAAGGCAAGACGCTCCCCGGTCTCGCAGCCCTCCCCAATCGCCAGCCCTAACCGAACTATCGGAGCCCGTCCAGCCGATCCGAGGATTTGTGAGAACACGTTTCATCGTCGGTAATTGGAAGATGCATAAGACCGCCTCCGAGGCGAAGGTCTTTATCGGCCAACTGGCCCAAGCGATTCCCCCCTTGGGCAACCTGCAAATCGGGCTCGCGCCGCCGTTCACGGCTCTTCAGGCCGTTCGTGAGGCCTTGGGGAGTTCGCCGCAATTTCTGCTCGGCGCACAGAATCTTCATTGGGAAGACAAGGGCGCTTTTACGGGAGAGGTTTCGGGAGCGATGCTCGCCGATCTCGATTGCCGATTCGTTCTCATCGGTCATTCTGAGCGGCGTCAATACTTCGGAGAGTCGGACGGCTGGATCAACAAAAAGGTTCTCGCCGCGCTCCGGCACGGCATCATGCCGATTCTCTGTGTGGGTGAAACACTCCAGGAGCGCGATTCCGGCCAGACCGATGCGATCATCCAGCGGCAACTTCGAGCCGCACTGAACGGTGTCGAGGACAGCGCCGTTGCCTCCCTCACGATTGCATACGAACCGGTGTGGGCTATTGGCACGGGCCGCGCCGCCTCCCCGGACCAAGCCGCTCCCGTCCATCGCCTCATTCGGCGCACACTCAACGACCTGAGTCGCTCGAACGCGGGAGAACGGGTCCGGGTTCTCTACGGTGGCAGCGTCACCCCCGACAATATCGCCGAGTTTCTTGCTTCGGAAGAAATCGATGGCGGGTTAGTCGGCGGGGCTTGTCTGGACCCTGTCCGATTTGCTACACTCCTGACCGTCGCTCTCGGGTATAAGCCCACTGCGAACTGAATCAAACACCATGTACACATTACTCGTCATCGTTCATGTCATCGTGTGTTTGCTGATGATCGGAGCCATTCTGCTACAGTCCGGCAAGGGCGCTGAAATCGGCGCCGCCTTCGGCGGCTCGAGCCAGACGGTGTTTGGCAGCCGGGGTCCGGCCAACTTCCTGAGCAAGTTCACGGTCATCACAGCTTTCGTGTTCATGTTTACCTCCCTTACCTTGGCCATCCTCGCGAAAGACCGTACTTTTTCTTCTACGGTCATCGACCTCAATAAGAAGCCCGCGGAAACGGCTCCCGCCCCCACTACCTCCGGGGATGCCGCTAAACCGTCACCTGGGGAATCCCACCCCGGCGGAGAAGGCTCGCACTAGGTTCGCCTCCCCACATTCAGCTCACGGTGATATCCAGGGCTTGGCCTGATGGATTTGTCTATGGGTTGAGGGGAAACACTCGGCTGGAATAATCAGCGTAATCGGGAAAGTTGCGGCCTGTTAGACGGAAGTCAGCCAATGACGGTGGGTGGCATCTTCCCCGTGAACGATCGCAAAAAAATCCTTTTGAAGAGCCTGTGTGATAGGTCCAGGCTTTCCGTTTCCGATCCGTCGACGATCAATTTCGGTCACAGGGGTCAGTTCCGCGGCTGTTCCGGTCACAAACACTTCGTCCGCCACATACATTTCGTCCCGGGTAAACCGCTCTTCAACGACCGGAATATTGCGCTCCTTCGCCAGCTGCAAAATCGAGTTTCGAGTAATCCCTTCCAGGATCGAGGTCAGCGGAGTGGTCTTCAACATACCGCGCCGAACGATAAACACGTTTTCCCCGGTCCCCTCGGCTACGTATCCTTCAGGGTCCAACATGATGGCCTCGTCGTACCCGTCAGCCTTCACCTCACGCTTGGCCAGAATCGAATTGACATAGTAGCCGGAGATTTTCCCTCGGGTCATCGAGACGTTAACATGGTGGCGTGTGAAGGAAGACACCCTCGCGCGAATGCCCTTGGAGAGGGCCTCGTCTCCCAAATAAGTGCCCCATTTCCATGCGGCAATGCTCACCTTGATGGGATTCTCCCCAGGATAAAGCCCCATCGCACCGTATCCGATATACACGAGAGGCCTGATATAGCAGGCCTCCAGACGATTCACTCGCACCGTTTCGACGATGGCCTCGGTGATCTGCTTGCGATCATAAGGCATCTCCATCAAGCCGATATGCGCGGACTCAAAGAGGCGATCCACATGTTCGGGAAGCCGGAAAATAGCGGATCCGTTCTTCCCCTTGTAGCATCGGATCCCCTCAAACGCCGCGAGGCCGTAATGGAGCGAGTGAGTGAGCACATGGACCTGCGCATCGGCCCACGCGACAAACTGTCCGTCCATCCATATTTTTTCACTGGTTTGCAACATGCGCGGGATAATAGCAGCGCCCTACAACGACCGTCAAGGCAGCGGCGCGCACGGACCTACGCACCCCGAGCCTTGACACTCTCTTCGCGGCTATGATACAGACTCACGTTCTGCTGACGAGGAGAAAGAGACACATGTACGCTATTATCGAGACCGGTGGAAAACAGTATCGGGTGGAAGCGGGGACGGTGTTGCAGGTAGAGTCGCTTCCCGGTGAAGTCGGACATACCGTACAGATCGACAAGGTACGGTTGCTCAATGGTGAAAACGGATTGGTCGTCGGCCATCCGCTCGTCGCCGGTGCCAGCATCACCGCGGAGATCATCCGCCAGGGGCGGACACGATCCATCACCATCTTCAAAAAGAAACGTCGCAAAAATTATCGCCGCACCAGAGGCCACCGGCAAGGGTTCACGCAGCTGCGGGTCACTGAAATCGCCGCGAAGTAACGGCGCAAAGGAGAATTCGCCATGGCAACAAACAAAGGCGGCGGATCCACTAGGAACGGCCGCGACAGTAACCCACAATACCTTGGCGTCAAGGCCTACGGCGGAGAGACTGTCAAGGCAGGCTCTATCATCGTCCGGCAGCGCGGCACCAAGTTCTTTCCCGGTTTTAATGTGGGATTGGGACGCGATCACACGCTGTTTGCCTGCGTGAACGGCGTCGTGAAATTCGAAGGCGGACGTGGTCGCCAAAAAGTGAGCGTCTACCCCTCGACAACCAAGTCCTGACCTGCCCTCGGCAGACCTCGTCGCCATCACGGGCTTGTCCCCCTCCTTTCCCTAACCTCCCCAAGGATCGGCGGATAGGATATACTGCTGCGTCCAAGGCACCCTGCCGGCAGGGTGAGGGTTTGCATGTCTACATTCGTCGACCAGGCACATATCTTCGTCAAAGGCGGTCAAGGCGGCAATGGCGTCTGTAGCTTTCGTCGGGAGAAGTACGTCCCACGTGGGGGCCCTGACGGTGGAGACGGCGGTAATGGCGGGCGGGTGATTGCGAAAGCCACAACCCGCCTCAGCACCCTGCTTGACCTGAGGTACCAGAAACACTACACCGCTGAAAACGGCCAACCAGGCGGCGGCAGCCGCTGCCATGGCCGAACGGGCGACGATGTGGTCATTCTCGTGCCGGTTGGGACCATGATCTTCGACGACGACACGCAGGAACTTCTCGCCGACCTGACCAGCGACGGTGAAACCTGCGTCATCGCACAAGGGGGTCTCGGTGGACGAGGCAATTCCCACTTTGCCACTTCCACAAACCGCGTGCCGATCCATTTTGAACCGGGCACTCCCGGCGAGGAACGGTCGCTTCGGCTCGAACTGAAATTGCTGGCCGACGTCGGACTGGTCGGGTATCCCAATGCCGGCAAGTCGACCCTGATCGCAGCTGTGTCGTCGGCGCGGCCCAAGATCGCCGATTATCCCTTCACCACCTTGACGCCCAATCTGGCGGTCGTGCGATGGAACGAGGAGCAGAGCTTCGTCATTGCAGATATTCCAGGCATCATCGAGGGAGCGCATGAAGGCAAGGGCTTGGGCTTTCAGTTTCTTCGCCATGTCGAACGCACCAGCCTGTTGGTGCATGTCATCGACATTTCCGAATGGACTCCTGACGATCCGGTAACCAGTTTGGACATCATGCGGCATGAACTCACCGCCTACAATGACACTCTCGCCGCCAGACCGTTTGCCGTCGTGGGAACGAAACTCGACATCGCCGGCACAGGCGAACGACTGAAACGATTGCGGGCGCATTGTCGGCGTCGCGCGATCCCCTTTTTCTCCATTTCGGCTGCTACCCGAGAGGGACTCGACAAATTTGTTCAGTACCTGGGCCAGCAAGTGGAGCGCCTGCGGAACACCCCGTGCGAGACGAACTCCTAAGGCAAGCCAGACGCATTGTCATCAAGATCGGGAGCAGCCTGGTCGCCTCGCGCGAACAGGGGCTCAGCGCGGAACGCATCGAGCGCTTGGCCGGTGAGATCGCCGAGGTACGGGCTCAAGGCCGGGAAGTATTGGTCGTCTCATCCGGCGCGGTCGTCTCAGGTATCAAGAAGCTCGCGCTTCGTGAATATCCCAAGAGTTTGCCGATCAAACAGGCCGCCGCCGCCGTCGGACAGAGCCACCTGATGTGGGCGTATGAGAAGGCCTTCGAGCGGTTGCATCTCGGCGTCGCCCAAATCCTGCTCACCCATGGAGACTTGGCCGATCGGCGGCGATTCCTCAACGCCCGGCACACCCTCACCACCCTGATCAAGTTCGGCGTCGTTCCCATCATCAACGAAAACGACACCGTGGCCGTGGAGGAAATCCGAGTGGGAGATAACGATACCCTGGCGGCCCAAGTGGCGCATTTAGTCGATGCCGATTTGCTCGTCATCCTCTCGGACGTCGACGGCCTGTTCACCGCCGATCCCAGAAAAGACCCGACCGCCACGTTGATTCCGCTGATTCCGGAGATCACCCCGGAGATCGAGCAGCGGGCCGGTCTGTCCTCAACCTTCGAAGGGACCGGCGGAATGGCCACAAAGGTGCGGGCAGCGAAGAAGGTCGGTGAATATGGCGTCGCGACGCTCATCTTGAACGGCACACAGCCGCGCCTATTCCCGAAGGTGTTCGCCGGTGAGCCAGGCGGGAGCCTGTTCGTGGCCCGCGAACGACGGATGAACAGCCGCAAACATTGGATCGCCTTTACCCTCCGGCCACGGGGTCAGGTTCAACTCGACCGGGGCGCAGTGGAAGCATTGTCCCGGAAGGGCAAAAGCCTCCTGGCGTCGGGCATCAGGGATATCGTGGGACAGTTTGAGGCAGGAGATCCCGTCACCTGCCTGACGCCGGACGGGAAGGAATTCGCCAAGGGCCTGGTCAATTTTTCGTCGGCCATCCTC
It contains:
- a CDS encoding Smr/MutS family protein, translating into MQSESLQREAAKLLEWGKLLDLLASHAHSTVGMEHCRTLLLEQSLGEAVARGQETSDMVRLRAGLDPFPALRFPNVIGLVHRAAKGACLEVLELRDIGLVLDLMDEVQRYLLRHQADAPAIGALVDGFGPAGQYRALRTALHAAIDPDGSMRESASPELHRFLQRANELKQHMRHRLDQILHSRRYEEVLQERYFAQREGRYVVPIKAEMQGKVPGIVHDVSSSGATVFVEPRELVELNNSIKVVDLDVEREVRRILRELSALVAPHEEGLTDCVTLLGRLDAIAAKAALGHHLNATASRLNDEGRVVLKQARHPLLALTKEQVVPNDVVLDETVRVLIISGPNTGGKTVVLKLLGLFALMARCGLHLPCAADSEMAIFPSVYADIGDAQDLSRDLSSFSAHITQMVQLLAEVSGGTAVAPGTEGEPPSRALVLLDEPVTSTDPAEGAALASALLCRLAAAGVKVVATTHYSLLKGLAQEQPGFANASVEFNLDSLAPTYRLISGQPGGSAAIEIAGRLGMDQALLQDARARLQGDSRVLETLLNDLQDKQRRLHEDLAAAAAARQAAKQAEREAKERLALLQESERDERQGLKKKLSQEFQRARATVQATIDELKREQKLLKAKETKARLTELEQEVRRDAGTEESPVPLSELTVGDAVEVMGLGVTGSLLESPQGKKRVRVKVGEGEILANVASLSGLAQRPTTVRQASGTGGAAPSRRGQALSSDEPQESFDVRGLPADDALDVVVAGLDRAVLAGCPLVRIIHGHGTGRLKAALREYLKTSPYIVTFRSGDRTEGGDGVTVVELR
- the gap gene encoding type I glyceraldehyde-3-phosphate dehydrogenase; amino-acid sequence: MTTRIGINGFGRIGRNVLRASLGDPSLEFVAINDLTDAKTLAYLLKYDSVHGTLQATVEAKDDQLIIDGRAIKVLAVKDPKELPWKALGVDIVVESTGRFTDREGAGKHLSAGAKTVIISAPAKDPDATVVLGVNEQVYDAKTHHIVSNASCTTNCLAPVAKVLLENFGIKHGVMTTIHSYTNDQQLLDLPHKDLRRARAAGMSMIPTSTGAAKALHLVIPQLKGKLDGLAIRVPTPNVSLVDLTVETEKDCDVVGVNAAFRKAAEGPMKDILAYSEAPIVSIDQKGDPHSATVDAPLTAVIDKRLVKVTAWYDNEWGYSCRVRDLIKFIVAKTS
- a CDS encoding phosphoglycerate kinase, which encodes MNLRKQIIEDVQLRGKRVIIRADYNVPLDDSLQITDDTRIRSTLPTINRAVDEGARVILCSHLGRPKGKFDPKYSLAPVAKRLQRLLGKEVIFAPDCIGSVVESLVARMKPGDVMLLENLRFHAEEEKNDDAFSKALASLADVYINDAFGAAHRAHASTVGITKFIPEAAAGYLLRKEIEYLEGAVENPVRPFVAILGGAKVSGKIGVIENLGKKVDKVIIGGGMAFTFLKAMGLEIGLSLVENDMLDFAKGVQDHAFSSGVKFYLPVDCVVAAGREPGAETKIVPVQEIPKGWYGLDIGPASVKLFSEAVQDAKTILWNGPMGMFEVDAFARGTLAMAHAVANAYALTIVGGGETALAVHRAGESESISFISTGGGAALELLEGKTLPGLAALPNRQP
- a CDS encoding triose-phosphate isomerase, coding for MRTRFIVGNWKMHKTASEAKVFIGQLAQAIPPLGNLQIGLAPPFTALQAVREALGSSPQFLLGAQNLHWEDKGAFTGEVSGAMLADLDCRFVLIGHSERRQYFGESDGWINKKVLAALRHGIMPILCVGETLQERDSGQTDAIIQRQLRAALNGVEDSAVASLTIAYEPVWAIGTGRAASPDQAAPVHRLIRRTLNDLSRSNAGERVRVLYGGSVTPDNIAEFLASEEIDGGLVGGACLDPVRFATLLTVALGYKPTAN
- the secG gene encoding preprotein translocase subunit SecG, with protein sequence MYTLLVIVHVIVCLLMIGAILLQSGKGAEIGAAFGGSSQTVFGSRGPANFLSKFTVITAFVFMFTSLTLAILAKDRTFSSTVIDLNKKPAETAPAPTTSGDAAKPSPGESHPGGEGSH
- a CDS encoding branched-chain amino acid transaminase, with amino-acid sequence MLQTSEKIWMDGQFVAWADAQVHVLTHSLHYGLAAFEGIRCYKGKNGSAIFRLPEHVDRLFESAHIGLMEMPYDRKQITEAIVETVRVNRLEACYIRPLVYIGYGAMGLYPGENPIKVSIAAWKWGTYLGDEALSKGIRARVSSFTRHHVNVSMTRGKISGYYVNSILAKREVKADGYDEAIMLDPEGYVAEGTGENVFIVRRGMLKTTPLTSILEGITRNSILQLAKERNIPVVEERFTRDEMYVADEVFVTGTAAELTPVTEIDRRRIGNGKPGPITQALQKDFFAIVHGEDATHRHWLTSV
- the rplU gene encoding 50S ribosomal protein L21, with product MYAIIETGGKQYRVEAGTVLQVESLPGEVGHTVQIDKVRLLNGENGLVVGHPLVAGASITAEIIRQGRTRSITIFKKKRRKNYRRTRGHRQGFTQLRVTEIAAK
- the rpmA gene encoding 50S ribosomal protein L27, yielding MATNKGGGSTRNGRDSNPQYLGVKAYGGETVKAGSIIVRQRGTKFFPGFNVGLGRDHTLFACVNGVVKFEGGRGRQKVSVYPSTTKS
- the obgE gene encoding GTPase ObgE, producing the protein MSTFVDQAHIFVKGGQGGNGVCSFRREKYVPRGGPDGGDGGNGGRVIAKATTRLSTLLDLRYQKHYTAENGQPGGGSRCHGRTGDDVVILVPVGTMIFDDDTQELLADLTSDGETCVIAQGGLGGRGNSHFATSTNRVPIHFEPGTPGEERSLRLELKLLADVGLVGYPNAGKSTLIAAVSSARPKIADYPFTTLTPNLAVVRWNEEQSFVIADIPGIIEGAHEGKGLGFQFLRHVERTSLLVHVIDISEWTPDDPVTSLDIMRHELTAYNDTLAARPFAVVGTKLDIAGTGERLKRLRAHCRRRAIPFFSISAATREGLDKFVQYLGQQVERLRNTPCETNS
- the proB gene encoding glutamate 5-kinase; the encoded protein is MRDELLRQARRIVIKIGSSLVASREQGLSAERIERLAGEIAEVRAQGREVLVVSSGAVVSGIKKLALREYPKSLPIKQAAAAVGQSHLMWAYEKAFERLHLGVAQILLTHGDLADRRRFLNARHTLTTLIKFGVVPIINENDTVAVEEIRVGDNDTLAAQVAHLVDADLLVILSDVDGLFTADPRKDPTATLIPLIPEITPEIEQRAGLSSTFEGTGGMATKVRAAKKVGEYGVATLILNGTQPRLFPKVFAGEPGGSLFVARERRMNSRKHWIAFTLRPRGQVQLDRGAVEALSRKGKSLLASGIRDIVGQFEAGDPVTCLTPDGKEFAKGLVNFSSAILARIKGLKTADIQKIPGLQEYEEVIHRDNLVVL